The following proteins are encoded in a genomic region of Maylandia zebra isolate NMK-2024a linkage group LG1, Mzebra_GT3a, whole genome shotgun sequence:
- the LOC101484213 gene encoding protein Aster-A isoform X3 → MLMCSCEKVDFNITSRTVARLVFEAEQDNRNGGNSSNGSTASNSPRSTPGSSPSLRRRVLGGGRASENEAGGEKSSSGGGGGAGSDGALPSIPSASSLSSAYPIASRHFSRNAKKMQSWYNVLSPTYKQRNEDFRKIFKKLPDSERLIVDYSCALQKDILLQGRLYLSENWLCFYSNIFRWETTITILLKDVTSMTKEKTAKLIPNAIQISTDNEKHFFTSFGARDRSYMMIFRLWQNALLDKSLSPKELWHIVHQCYGTELGLTSEDDDYVSPTAEHMNGLLPGEESGSVTDLLDLSSVSVPSAGSSPPPLVPCSLSSPPSAASLSGSSPPSSASCLPVEVPSLSGSRLGSEPLEPSPPSSHSSLPSTTTTNASFSASTPASAAASFTLEEGGDSLSESANHMLPPPTASLGNLSSLDITNDEDLPTDPSNSSDTQEEIKSDLNQTETVPRSADASTITSKLSVLYGEVEAFCADLSGRLLINTAVRMSVDKLHDLLFSADTHFIQHLFSQRHFTDLSVGEWQQDGSSGNTSRVLSYTIALNNPLGPKTAPVVETQTLQKSSARGECYVVDSEVITSGIPYQDYFYTVHRYCLTSINKHKSRLRVSSDICYRKQPWSLVKALIEKNTWSGIEEYYKHMESEVCKLETLLQTEVTVMTTGEAVGTDAAKTPPGLRRRKRTCSRRQGEREREREGGGAGGGDRGDRGVGEERDTREAGSQFMKLGERSRGGGHNGISTILLIVSFILVVLVALNMLLFYKLYALERAAHTLETWHSYSVADSPLPQTAGEWAQVLQLQRQFHQAQLSKWQQILQSSVSLLDQMKQSLEKLHQGIVVPEVKQDPPADAESLTEA, encoded by the exons TACGGCCAGTAACTCTCCACGCAGCACCCCCGGCAGCTCTCCCTCCCTGCGGCGCAGGGTCCTCGGGGGAGGCAGGGCCAGTGAGAATGAGGCTGGAGGAGAGAAGAGCAgcagtggaggtggaggaggtgctGGTTCGGACGGTGCGCTCCCCTCCATACCCTCTGCCTCCTCCCTCTCGTCTGCCTACCCAATCGCCTCTCGCCACTTCAGCCGCAATGCCAAG aaaaTGCAGAGCTGGTACAAC GTTCTCAGCCCCACGTACAAACAGCGGAACGAAGATTTTCGTAAAATCTTCAAGAAACTTCCTGACTCAGAGCGACTTATAGTGG ACTACTCCTGCGCTCTGCAGAAGGATATTCTGCTTCAGGGACGCCTTTATCTGTCAGAGAATTGGCTGTGTTTCTACAGCAACATCTTCCGCTGGGAAACCACT ATCACCATCCTGCTGAAGGACGTTACCTCTATGACCAAGGAGAAGACTGCCAAGCTCATCCCAAATGCCATCCAGATCAGCACTGACAACGAGAAG CATTTCTTCACATCTTTTGGCGCAAGAGATCGCAGCTACATGATGATTTTCCGCCTGTGGCAGAACGCACTGCTGGACAAG TCTCTGTCCCCCAAAGAGCTGTGGCACATCGTGCACCAGTGCTACGGCACTGAGCTGGGCCTCACCAGCGAAGACGACGACTACGTCTCCCCCACCGCTGAACACATGAACGGCCTGCT GCCGGGAGAGGAGTCGGGGTCGGTCACAGACCTGTTGGACCTGAGCTCAGTATCCGTTCCCTCCGCGGGCAGCTCTCCACCTCCGCTGGTGCCATGCAGTTTAAGCAGTCCTCCTTCAGCTGCCAGCCTCAGCGGATCCTCTCCGCCCTCCTCTGCCTCCTGTCTGCCCGTGGAGGTGCCCTCCTTGTCGGGAAGCAGGCTCGGCTCCGAGCCCCTCGAACCCAGCCCGCCCAGCTCACACAGCTCGCTGCcatccaccaccaccaccaacgcCTCTTTCTCCGCCTCCACCCCGgcctctgctgctgcctctTTT ACTCTGGAAGAAGGCGGAGACAGCCTGTCCgagtcagccaatcacatgctgCCCCCACCAACTGCCAGTCTGGGAAACCTCTCGTCATTGGACATCACCAACGATGAGGACCTGCCCACAGACCCCAGCAACTCGTCTGACACACAGGAAGAGA TTAAATCTGACCTGAACCAAACCGAAACGGTTCCCCGATCAGCTGACGCATCTACAATCACCTCCAAGCTGAGCGTGTTATATG GTGAGGTGGAAGCGTTCTGCGCTGACCTTAGCGGGCGGCTGCTCATCAACACGGCGGTCCGCATGAGCGTGGACAAACTGCATGACCTGCTCTTCTCTGCTGACACGCACTTCATCCAGCACCTCTTCTCCCAGCGACACTTCACCG ACCTGTCGGTGGGTGAATGGCAGCAGGACGGCAGCAGTGGGAACACCAGCCGTGTGCTCAGCTACACCATCGCCCTCAACAACCCCCTCGGGCCCAAGACCGCCCCTGTGGTGGAGACGCAG ACGCTGCAGAAAAGCAGCGCCCGGGGCGAGTGCTACGTGGTGGACTCGGAGGTCATCACCTCAGGCATCCCATACCAGGACTACTTCTACACCGTCCACAGATACTGCCTCACCTCCATCAACAAACACAAGAGCCGACTCAG AGTTTCCTCAGACATCTGCTACAGGAAGCAGCCGTGGAGCCTGGTGAAGGCGCTGATCGAAAAAAACACCTGGAGCGGCATCGAAGAGTACTACAAACACATGG AGAGCGAGGTGTGCAAGCTGGAGACACTCCTGCAGACTGAGGTTACCGTGATGACCACAGGCGAAGCGGTGGGCACCGACGCCGCCAAGACCCCGCCCGGCTTGCGCCGCAGGAAACGCACGTGCTCGCGGCGGCAGGGcgagagggagcgagagagggaaggaggaggagcggGTGGTGGAGACCGAGGGGACAGAGGAGTGGGAGAGGAGAGGGACACGAGAGAAGCCG GCTCTCAGTTTATGAAGCTGGGGGAGCGATCGCGTGGCGGCGGGCACAACGGCATATCCACCATCCTCCTCATCGTCAGCTTCAT TCTGGTGGTGCTGGTGGCGCTCAACATGCTGCTGTTCTACAAGCTGTACGCTCTGGAAAGAGCCGCACATACACTGGAGACGTGGCACTCCTACTCTGTTGCTGACAG TCCTTTGCCTCAGACAGCTGGGGAGTGGGCTCAGGTCCTGCAGCTGCAGAGGCAGTTTCATCAGGCCCAGCTCAGCAAGTGGCAGCAGATCCTGCAGTCCTCCGTCTCGCTGCTCGACCAG aTGAAGCAGTCTTTAGAGAAGCTCCACCAGGGCATCGTGGTCCCAGAGGTCAAGCAGGACCCCCCTGCTGACGCGGAGTCCCTGACCGAGGCCTGA
- the LOC101484213 gene encoding protein Aster-A isoform X4 codes for MFDTASNSPRSTPGSSPSLRRRVLGGGRASENEAGGEKSSSGGGGGAGSDGALPSIPSASSLSSAYPIASRHFSRNAKKMQSWYNVLSPTYKQRNEDFRKIFKKLPDSERLIVDYSCALQKDILLQGRLYLSENWLCFYSNIFRWETTITILLKDVTSMTKEKTAKLIPNAIQISTDNEKHFFTSFGARDRSYMMIFRLWQNALLDKSLSPKELWHIVHQCYGTELGLTSEDDDYVSPTAEHMNGLLPGEESGSVTDLLDLSSVSVPSAGSSPPPLVPCSLSSPPSAASLSGSSPPSSASCLPVEVPSLSGSRLGSEPLEPSPPSSHSSLPSTTTTNASFSASTPASAAASFTLEEGGDSLSESANHMLPPPTASLGNLSSLDITNDEDLPTDPSNSSDTQEEIKSDLNQTETVPRSADASTITSKLSVLYGEVEAFCADLSGRLLINTAVRMSVDKLHDLLFSADTHFIQHLFSQRHFTDLSVGEWQQDGSSGNTSRVLSYTIALNNPLGPKTAPVVETQTLQKSSARGECYVVDSEVITSGIPYQDYFYTVHRYCLTSINKHKSRLRVSSDICYRKQPWSLVKALIEKNTWSGIEEYYKHMESEVCKLETLLQTEVTVMTTGEAVGTDAAKTPPGLRRRKRTCSRRQGEREREREGGGAGGGDRGDRGVGEERDTREAGSQFMKLGERSRGGGHNGISTILLIVSFILVVLVALNMLLFYKLYALERAAHTLETWHSYSVADSPLPQTAGEWAQVLQLQRQFHQAQLSKWQQILQSSVSLLDQMKQSLEKLHQGIVVPEVKQDPPADAESLTEA; via the exons TACGGCCAGTAACTCTCCACGCAGCACCCCCGGCAGCTCTCCCTCCCTGCGGCGCAGGGTCCTCGGGGGAGGCAGGGCCAGTGAGAATGAGGCTGGAGGAGAGAAGAGCAgcagtggaggtggaggaggtgctGGTTCGGACGGTGCGCTCCCCTCCATACCCTCTGCCTCCTCCCTCTCGTCTGCCTACCCAATCGCCTCTCGCCACTTCAGCCGCAATGCCAAG aaaaTGCAGAGCTGGTACAAC GTTCTCAGCCCCACGTACAAACAGCGGAACGAAGATTTTCGTAAAATCTTCAAGAAACTTCCTGACTCAGAGCGACTTATAGTGG ACTACTCCTGCGCTCTGCAGAAGGATATTCTGCTTCAGGGACGCCTTTATCTGTCAGAGAATTGGCTGTGTTTCTACAGCAACATCTTCCGCTGGGAAACCACT ATCACCATCCTGCTGAAGGACGTTACCTCTATGACCAAGGAGAAGACTGCCAAGCTCATCCCAAATGCCATCCAGATCAGCACTGACAACGAGAAG CATTTCTTCACATCTTTTGGCGCAAGAGATCGCAGCTACATGATGATTTTCCGCCTGTGGCAGAACGCACTGCTGGACAAG TCTCTGTCCCCCAAAGAGCTGTGGCACATCGTGCACCAGTGCTACGGCACTGAGCTGGGCCTCACCAGCGAAGACGACGACTACGTCTCCCCCACCGCTGAACACATGAACGGCCTGCT GCCGGGAGAGGAGTCGGGGTCGGTCACAGACCTGTTGGACCTGAGCTCAGTATCCGTTCCCTCCGCGGGCAGCTCTCCACCTCCGCTGGTGCCATGCAGTTTAAGCAGTCCTCCTTCAGCTGCCAGCCTCAGCGGATCCTCTCCGCCCTCCTCTGCCTCCTGTCTGCCCGTGGAGGTGCCCTCCTTGTCGGGAAGCAGGCTCGGCTCCGAGCCCCTCGAACCCAGCCCGCCCAGCTCACACAGCTCGCTGCcatccaccaccaccaccaacgcCTCTTTCTCCGCCTCCACCCCGgcctctgctgctgcctctTTT ACTCTGGAAGAAGGCGGAGACAGCCTGTCCgagtcagccaatcacatgctgCCCCCACCAACTGCCAGTCTGGGAAACCTCTCGTCATTGGACATCACCAACGATGAGGACCTGCCCACAGACCCCAGCAACTCGTCTGACACACAGGAAGAGA TTAAATCTGACCTGAACCAAACCGAAACGGTTCCCCGATCAGCTGACGCATCTACAATCACCTCCAAGCTGAGCGTGTTATATG GTGAGGTGGAAGCGTTCTGCGCTGACCTTAGCGGGCGGCTGCTCATCAACACGGCGGTCCGCATGAGCGTGGACAAACTGCATGACCTGCTCTTCTCTGCTGACACGCACTTCATCCAGCACCTCTTCTCCCAGCGACACTTCACCG ACCTGTCGGTGGGTGAATGGCAGCAGGACGGCAGCAGTGGGAACACCAGCCGTGTGCTCAGCTACACCATCGCCCTCAACAACCCCCTCGGGCCCAAGACCGCCCCTGTGGTGGAGACGCAG ACGCTGCAGAAAAGCAGCGCCCGGGGCGAGTGCTACGTGGTGGACTCGGAGGTCATCACCTCAGGCATCCCATACCAGGACTACTTCTACACCGTCCACAGATACTGCCTCACCTCCATCAACAAACACAAGAGCCGACTCAG AGTTTCCTCAGACATCTGCTACAGGAAGCAGCCGTGGAGCCTGGTGAAGGCGCTGATCGAAAAAAACACCTGGAGCGGCATCGAAGAGTACTACAAACACATGG AGAGCGAGGTGTGCAAGCTGGAGACACTCCTGCAGACTGAGGTTACCGTGATGACCACAGGCGAAGCGGTGGGCACCGACGCCGCCAAGACCCCGCCCGGCTTGCGCCGCAGGAAACGCACGTGCTCGCGGCGGCAGGGcgagagggagcgagagagggaaggaggaggagcggGTGGTGGAGACCGAGGGGACAGAGGAGTGGGAGAGGAGAGGGACACGAGAGAAGCCG GCTCTCAGTTTATGAAGCTGGGGGAGCGATCGCGTGGCGGCGGGCACAACGGCATATCCACCATCCTCCTCATCGTCAGCTTCAT TCTGGTGGTGCTGGTGGCGCTCAACATGCTGCTGTTCTACAAGCTGTACGCTCTGGAAAGAGCCGCACATACACTGGAGACGTGGCACTCCTACTCTGTTGCTGACAG TCCTTTGCCTCAGACAGCTGGGGAGTGGGCTCAGGTCCTGCAGCTGCAGAGGCAGTTTCATCAGGCCCAGCTCAGCAAGTGGCAGCAGATCCTGCAGTCCTCCGTCTCGCTGCTCGACCAG aTGAAGCAGTCTTTAGAGAAGCTCCACCAGGGCATCGTGGTCCCAGAGGTCAAGCAGGACCCCCCTGCTGACGCGGAGTCCCTGACCGAGGCCTGA